The Metabacillus schmidteae nucleotide sequence ACTAGCAAGAAAATTTAAAAATTGAGGATAGGGAAGGAGCATTATATGATGGATGAGAAAAAGAATATAACTATTGCATTAGCACAAATTTCGGTAATGGACGGAGACCTCGATTACAACTTAAAGAAGCATTGTGCTGTCATTGAAGCTACAGGAAAACATCACAGTAATTATGTCATTTTTCCAGAACTATCTTTAACGGGGTACGAATTAGAGTGTTCAGATCAACTTGCATTCTCTATTGAAGATGAAATATTAATTCAAATTCGAAACTGCTGTATTACCAATAATATAAATGCTGTGGTTGGAGTTCCCGTTAGGTTTGGAAAAGATATAATGATTTGCAGTTTAATATTCTTTAAAGACGGTACTTTTGAACTTTATACCAAACATTTTTTATATCCTGGCGAGGAACAGTATTTTATTCCGGGGAATTTGGATCCTAAAATAATAGAGAAGAATGAAATATTTTCCTTTGCAATTTGCGCGGATACAAACAACCCAACACACAGAAGCAATGCTTACAGCACTAACACCTCGGTTTATATCACAAGCGCATTATTATCAGACAATGGTTATGCAAACGATACTAAGATACTTCAGCACACGGCAAAAAAGTATAGTATGACAGTCTTTATGGCAAATTATTGTGGTGAAACTGGCGGATATAAAGCTGCAGGGGGAAGCTGTGCATGGAATTCAAGTGGAGAACTAATTGGTAAAATGGACTCTAACATGGAAGGAATATTACTTATAGAATGTACAGATACCCGTGAATGGTCATTGGATAAGATAATTGCTTTTTAGTATAATGGAAAGCAAGAGAGTAAAAATGCTATATACGAAATTGACAAGTCGCCTCCATTATCGGTTGATGATCTCTATCGTCAAATGTAAGAGAACCTTACCAATTAAACATTCCCGTATTTAGCCAGTCTGCTCTTTAGAAACAAAACGCTTAAGGCGCAATCTCACCCCCGGCAAGCAAATGTTCTGTGTCAATAAAAGTCGTGAATATTGACTTCTTGACACTCATTTCTACTTCGAGGGGCTAGGTGCTGAAGCTAGACCTAAATACACCTCATTTAGAAATATCCACAGCAAAAAAGTTAATCATTGTACGCTAAACAACAAAAAATCGCTAATCCTTTGGATTAACGCACTATATACGTAAAGGACAATATCACACTCTTACTTTTGCTACCTTATTTTATTTTAACAGTTCATTAAGAAAGTACTGATCCTATAGATCCTTCTCTACAAAAATGTAATAGATAGACTCTTTAGGAATAATATTTGCTATCAACTTATATAACCTATTTAATTCTGATAATACCTTTGTACCTCCCCAGCTCCCCGGTAAAAATTCTGGTGGTAACATGGGATCAATATCCAACAGTTCATTTATTAATTTACCTATCTCTAAATAATAGCTAAATGCTATTAAATCATCCGGATGTTGATTATTTAGTAGCTTATTAATATCTGATTTACGTTCCATCTCAAACCGCTCAAATTTTTCTTTATATATATTATTCAGTTCTTCAATCTTCCATATTCCTAATGCTTTATTTGCTCCTTTCTCACCATCTTTGGAAATCTTATTTAATAGGAATTCATTACTTGCAAGAATCGTTACATAATCCTCAATTTCAAGTGTGTCGATAATATTAATTACATCTTTTGTTATATCCCAAGGGTAAACATACACACTTTTATTTAATTGCCCAAATCCAAATTGAATCAGTTTTCTCCTAAATATATCTCTTTTTTTCCTTAACGTTTCTGGTATTTCAATTAAAATGATGTACCATTTCCCATCCCAATGCTTGCTGTATAAATCCCTTTTAAAATATAAAGAACTGAGGACTTCTTTTCCTAATGGAGTAATTCGATAAATGGCACGATTTAATGAATCAATATATTTTTCCTTTTTTAATTTAGTTAATACATTTCTAATTATTTGTGGGGTATAGCCCATAGCTTCATATATTTTGATTAGCTTTTTACTTTCAATTTCTCCCACTTTAGAGAGTAAATATAGCAATTGCTTTTCAAGTGTCAAAAAACTCACCTCAATATTAATGATATAGAATGTCCATAGATTTTCAACTAATATTTTTAGTAATCGATCTATACATTCATAACTAATATTGACAGTGTTAGCCAGAATATTTATAATGTAAATATATACGACAGTATAAAATATACTTATAAAAGATGTTGGCTCTTTTGAATGAAAATCTACTACAAAATTGAAAAAGAATTTCAAGAATTTAGGGTTTTAGATGAAGAAGGAAATGTAATTGATGAGCTGAATTTTCCGAACTTACCAGATAATGATTTAGTTGAATTGATGAAAAGAATGCTTTATACAAGAACTCTTGATAAACAATCTATTTTGTTAAATCAACAAGGGAGACTTGGTTTTTATGCTCCAACATCTAGGCAAGAAGCATCAATGATAGGCAGTCAATTTGCACTTGAAAAAGAAAATTGGATACTACCGGGTTATCGAGATATTCCACAGTTATTCTTTCATGGTGTACCATTGCAAAATTTATTTCTTTGGTCCAGAGGACATTTTAAAGCTGGTCAATTTCCAGACGGTGTTAATGCGTTGCTTCCACAAATCATAATTGGTGCACAAATTATTCAAACTGCAGGTGTAGCACTTGGTTTAAAGAAAAAACATCAAAAGGCAGTTGCTGTAGGATATACGGGTGATGGTGGTTCCTCACAAGGCGACTTTTATGAAGGAATGAATTTCGCCGGAGCCTTTAATACCCCAGCAATCTTTTTTGTCCAAAATAATCAATTTGCGATCTCTACACCATTTTCAAAGCAAACTGCAGCTAAAACAATCCCACAAAAATCTGTTGCGGCTGGAATTAAGGGTATAAGAGTAGATGGATAAAGGCACCTTAGGTATATTTTGCACAAATTTTAAGGCACTTTTTGTAATCTTTGTTGCTTTTAGATAAAAATTAAGTAGGTTTTGTATAGAATGGTATAACCTATAAAGAGGTAATAGTAGATATGGAATTTTTTCTGGTATTATTAATATGTCCTATCATTGTTCTTGTAGCATCAATTATCGGTTTCATTTTGGTTAGAAGATGGTTTGTAATGCCACTATTAACATTAGTTGTGTTCACCATCTTAACTTTCTCTGTTTTCAATGAATCTTTCTTTATCTGGGTTGTAGTTTATACAATAATTTCGTTCATTGTCAGTTTAATTATGAGATTTATTAAGAAGTAACCTGGTTCTTCTTATTAGGAAAAAGATACCGTCAATAGACGGTCCTTTTTTTGCAATCCCCAAAGCATTGACAGTTATATGATTCAATTTTTGACACGCTGAAAGCATCTGCTCTACTCGTTTCTAAAAAAATATCTAAAACGGGAACACGAGATACTTGTTTATACGCTCTTATTCCTGGTGCAGGGAAAAAGTAACCTTGGTAAGAAGATGGAAAATTCATACGATCTATATAGTCAATGCAACATTTGATTTGGCTGTAGGACATTGGAACTAACCTGCTTCTTTTTTTGCTTAGTCCTATACCATTTCTATTAATAGACAGGTTATGCCCTCTACTTTATGAAGACACTACAAAATTAGTTTGCTTCAGTTTGGTACATCTAGTTTAAAAACAAGTTCTCCATACATATTTGCTTTCTTCTGACTTGTAAATCCTACTTTTTCATATATATGTATTGCTTGATTATTCTCTTTCTCAACAGTTAATGAGATGCTTTTACATGCGGGATGTGTCTTTTTTATGTAGTCTACTGTAATATGTAAAGAATCTTTTCCATAACCTTTTCCTTGGAACTTCTTATCAATTTGAAATCTTGTAATTTCTCTAATTAAAATGTTTCGTGTCATAATATCCCACTTTTTTTCTAATTCTCCTTAAGTTACATCATATCCGCACTATAATAACTAACGTTTGTTAGTATATAATACTATTATACCCCTTCTCCCAATAAATGTAATAAAATTCACCTGATTTATTGTATAATTTTA carries:
- a CDS encoding carbon-nitrogen hydrolase family protein gives rise to the protein MDEKKNITIALAQISVMDGDLDYNLKKHCAVIEATGKHHSNYVIFPELSLTGYELECSDQLAFSIEDEILIQIRNCCITNNINAVVGVPVRFGKDIMICSLIFFKDGTFELYTKHFLYPGEEQYFIPGNLDPKIIEKNEIFSFAICADTNNPTHRSNAYSTNTSVYITSALLSDNGYANDTKILQHTAKKYSMTVFMANYCGETGGYKAAGGSCAWNSSGELIGKMDSNMEGILLIECTDTREWSLDKIIAF
- a CDS encoding PaaX family transcriptional regulator C-terminal domain-containing protein, producing the protein MTLEKQLLYLLSKVGEIESKKLIKIYEAMGYTPQIIRNVLTKLKKEKYIDSLNRAIYRITPLGKEVLSSLYFKRDLYSKHWDGKWYIILIEIPETLRKKRDIFRRKLIQFGFGQLNKSVYVYPWDITKDVINIIDTLEIEDYVTILASNEFLLNKISKDGEKGANKALGIWKIEELNNIYKEKFERFEMERKSDINKLLNNQHPDDLIAFSYYLEIGKLINELLDIDPMLPPEFLPGSWGGTKVLSELNRLYKLIANIIPKESIYYIFVEKDL
- a CDS encoding DUF2651 family protein, producing MEFFLVLLICPIIVLVASIIGFILVRRWFVMPLLTLVVFTILTFSVFNESFFIWVVVYTIISFIVSLIMRFIKK
- a CDS encoding GNAT family N-acetyltransferase — translated: MTRNILIREITRFQIDKKFQGKGYGKDSLHITVDYIKKTHPACKSISLTVEKENNQAIHIYEKVGFTSQKKANMYGELVFKLDVPN